In Nodularia sp. LEGE 06071, one DNA window encodes the following:
- a CDS encoding chlorophyll a/b-binding protein: METKEARSSTNLPPVAKAYNGVDRNSFLFGFNPQAELWNGRLAMIGFLAYLLWDLAGYSVLRDILHLIRY; encoded by the coding sequence ATGGAAACTAAAGAAGCTCGTTCTTCCACTAACTTACCACCAGTTGCTAAAGCTTATAACGGTGTAGACCGCAATTCATTTCTCTTTGGTTTTAACCCTCAAGCCGAACTGTGGAATGGTCGGCTAGCAATGATTGGCTTTCTGGCTTACCTACTTTGGGATTTAGCTGGATATAGTGTGCTGCGCGACATACTCCACTTGATCAGATATTAG
- a CDS encoding chlorophyll a/b-binding protein encodes METRETRPSTDLPPVALEYNGRDRNAFLFGWTPQSELWNGRFAMIGFLAYLLWDLAGYSVLRDVLHLISYSR; translated from the coding sequence ATGGAAACTAGAGAAACTCGCCCTTCCACTGATTTACCACCAGTTGCGCTGGAATACAATGGTAGAGATCGAAATGCATTTCTGTTTGGCTGGACTCCTCAATCCGAACTCTGGAACGGTCGGTTCGCAATGATTGGCTTTCTGGCTTATTTACTGTGGGATTTAGCTGGATATAGCGTTCTGCGGGACGTGCTACATCTCATTAGTTATTCACGATAA